In Corallococcus exiguus, the following proteins share a genomic window:
- a CDS encoding FAD-binding oxidoreductase: MSTSDSWGRFPRVEQRTRALAWRSDAVPQVEGSVLPHGLGRSYGDSCLNGGGTVLLTAGLDRLIDFDPTTGVVRCESGVSLDTLLRLAVPRGWFLPVTPGTKFVTVGGAIANDVHGKNHHRAGTFGRHVRRFELVRSDGSRRMCAPDENPDWFGATIGGLGLTGLVTWAEVQLKPIRNPFVIQETVPFENLDGFIRVSAESEADHDFTMSWVDCLARGRKLGRGLFYRGNFAPTQFERLPLSKSHLSHGSGLAVPIDLPGFCLNRLSVSAFNFLYYHRERMKPSPRLVHYDPFFYPLDSVYGWNRIYGRRGFLQFQCVVPHATARDALRELLERSARGGLPSFLSVLKTFGDLPSPGWLSFPRPGYTLALDFANQGEKTWKLVESLDRVTREAGGAVYPAKDARMSPESFAAYFPKREQFSAYVDPAFSSSFWRRVNPASLPLPSLEDRQVAIP, translated from the coding sequence ATGAGCACGTCGGATTCGTGGGGTCGTTTCCCCCGCGTGGAGCAGCGGACGCGCGCGCTGGCGTGGCGCTCGGACGCGGTGCCCCAGGTGGAGGGCTCCGTCCTGCCGCATGGCCTGGGCCGCAGCTACGGCGATTCCTGCCTCAATGGCGGGGGCACGGTGCTGCTCACCGCGGGCCTGGACCGGCTCATCGACTTCGACCCGACGACGGGCGTGGTGCGCTGTGAGTCAGGCGTGTCGTTGGACACGCTGCTGCGGCTGGCCGTGCCGCGCGGCTGGTTCCTGCCGGTGACGCCGGGCACGAAGTTCGTCACGGTGGGCGGCGCCATCGCCAATGACGTGCACGGCAAGAACCACCACCGGGCCGGGACGTTCGGCCGGCACGTGCGCCGCTTCGAACTGGTGCGCTCGGATGGCAGCCGGCGGATGTGCGCGCCCGACGAGAACCCGGACTGGTTCGGCGCGACGATTGGCGGCCTGGGGCTCACGGGGCTCGTCACCTGGGCGGAGGTGCAGCTCAAGCCCATCCGCAACCCCTTCGTGATTCAGGAGACCGTCCCGTTCGAGAACCTGGACGGCTTCATCCGCGTGTCCGCGGAGTCCGAGGCGGACCACGACTTCACCATGTCGTGGGTGGACTGCCTGGCGCGCGGGCGCAAGCTGGGGCGCGGCCTGTTCTACCGGGGCAACTTCGCGCCCACGCAGTTCGAGAGGCTGCCCCTGTCGAAGAGCCACCTGTCGCATGGCAGCGGGCTCGCGGTGCCCATCGACCTGCCGGGCTTCTGCCTCAACCGGCTGTCGGTGTCCGCGTTCAACTTCCTGTACTACCACCGGGAGCGGATGAAGCCGTCTCCCCGGCTCGTGCATTACGATCCGTTCTTCTACCCGCTCGACAGCGTGTACGGCTGGAACCGCATCTACGGCCGCCGGGGCTTCCTCCAGTTCCAGTGCGTGGTGCCCCACGCCACCGCGCGCGACGCGCTGCGGGAACTGCTGGAGCGCAGCGCCCGGGGTGGGTTGCCCAGCTTCCTGTCCGTGCTCAAGACATTCGGCGACCTGCCGTCGCCCGGGTGGCTGTCCTTCCCGCGCCCCGGCTACACGCTGGCCCTGGACTTCGCCAACCAGGGTGAGAAGACGTGGAAGCTGGTGGAGTCGCTGGACCGCGTGACGCGCGAGGCGGGCGGGGCGGTGTACCCGGCCAAGGACGCGCGCATGAGTCCGGAGAGCTTCGCCGCGTACTTCCCCAAGCGCGAGCAGTTCTCCGCGTACGTCGATCCCGCGTTCTCGTCCTCCTTCTGGCGCCGGGTGAACCCGGCGTCCTTGCCCTTGCCCTCGCTGGAAGACCGTCAGGTCGCCATCCCATGA
- a CDS encoding UbiA family prenyltransferase — MQPQTPILDDAPDVPLAVDLDGTLVRTDTLHENLLVLLKNAPWLLLLVPLWVLRGKAFFKAEVARRARLDVTSLPYNAEVVAFLREEHARGRRLVLATAADRSIADAVAAHLGLFHTVVASEAGVNLSGARKLERLRELLGPFDYAGNDAVDLHLWRECRRIIVVHAPAGVLRQAQGLGRPVHRVFEAPPGGVRPWVKALRVHQWAKNALVFVPLLAAHKATQGGMAPRAVLAFLAFSLCASSVYIINDLLDLASDRRHPSKSRRPFASGALPVRAGVVLAPLLLVGAAALALATLPLSFSALLAAYFVLTLAYSLRLKQVVMLDVLVLAGLYTVRIFGGALAVGVPTSSWLLMFSTFLFLSLALLKRLSEVRRLRQSNETSAHGRGYLAQDYEQLASLGAAAGQVSVMVLALYITSKEVTALYAHPERLWMLCPVMLYWVGRIWLLAHRGLVNEDPLVFALRDRVSYVVGVAAALVLWVAT, encoded by the coding sequence ATGCAGCCTCAGACTCCCATTCTCGATGATGCCCCCGACGTCCCGCTCGCGGTCGACCTGGACGGGACGCTGGTGCGCACGGACACGCTGCACGAGAACCTGCTCGTGCTGCTCAAGAACGCGCCGTGGCTGCTGCTGCTGGTGCCGTTGTGGGTGCTCCGGGGCAAGGCCTTCTTCAAGGCGGAGGTGGCTCGCCGCGCGCGGCTGGACGTCACCTCGCTGCCGTACAACGCGGAGGTGGTGGCCTTCCTTCGCGAGGAGCACGCCCGGGGGCGGCGGCTGGTGCTGGCCACGGCCGCGGACCGGAGCATCGCCGACGCGGTGGCCGCCCACCTGGGCCTCTTCCACACGGTGGTCGCCAGTGAAGCCGGGGTGAACCTGTCCGGCGCGCGGAAGCTGGAGCGGCTGCGCGAATTGCTGGGCCCCTTCGACTACGCGGGCAACGACGCGGTGGACCTGCACCTGTGGCGTGAGTGCCGGCGGATCATCGTGGTGCATGCGCCAGCGGGCGTGTTGCGCCAGGCCCAGGGGCTGGGCCGTCCCGTGCACCGCGTCTTCGAGGCCCCGCCGGGCGGGGTGCGCCCCTGGGTGAAGGCGCTGCGGGTGCATCAGTGGGCGAAGAACGCGCTCGTCTTCGTGCCGCTGCTGGCGGCGCACAAGGCCACCCAGGGCGGCATGGCCCCGCGCGCGGTGCTGGCGTTCCTCGCCTTCAGCCTCTGCGCCTCCAGCGTGTACATCATCAACGACCTGCTGGACCTGGCGTCCGACCGGCGGCACCCGTCCAAGTCGCGGCGGCCCTTCGCGTCCGGGGCCCTGCCGGTGCGCGCGGGCGTCGTGCTGGCGCCGCTGCTGCTGGTGGGCGCCGCGGCGCTGGCGCTGGCGACGCTGCCCCTGTCGTTCTCCGCGCTGCTGGCCGCGTACTTCGTGCTCACGCTCGCGTATTCGCTGCGGCTCAAGCAGGTGGTGATGCTGGACGTGCTGGTGCTGGCGGGCCTCTACACGGTGCGCATCTTCGGCGGCGCGCTGGCGGTGGGCGTGCCCACGTCGAGCTGGCTGCTCATGTTCAGCACCTTCCTCTTCCTGTCGCTGGCCCTGCTCAAGCGGCTGAGCGAGGTGCGGCGGCTGCGCCAGTCCAACGAGACGTCCGCCCACGGGCGCGGCTACCTGGCGCAGGACTACGAGCAACTCGCGAGCCTGGGCGCGGCGGCGGGCCAGGTGTCGGTGATGGTGCTGGCCCTCTACATCACCAGCAAGGAAGTCACGGCGCTGTATGCCCACCCGGAGCGGCTGTGGATGCTGTGCCCGGTGATGCTGTACTGGGTGGGGCGCATCTGGTTGCTGGCGCACCGGGGGCTCGTGAACGAGGACCCGCTCGTCTTCGCGCTGCGGGACCGCGTCAGCTATGTCGTCGGCGTGGCCGCCGCGCTGGTGCTGTGGGTGGCGACGTGA
- a CDS encoding di-heme oxidoreductase family protein, with translation MRVPWSLAGISAGALLIGAAWATVVRRPEPLVLGALPPVVLPHVEQAGGATTVTDTGRNAFGRAPMNMPRSRWPDFYAGKGVFDRDWSDSRLRAAVAGPFFSATGCMTCHVKDGRGQPPSSPTEAPVSLAFQLSAPDGAGPHPLYGMQLDAHAVEGQVPEGHVRVDFEETRGTFATGEPYSLVRPRYQFQGLVHGPLGDGALFSARVSPVNFGLGLLEALPEADIVARADPEDRDQDGISGRVNRVLDVETGETRLGRFGWKANQPTLRQQVAHALVADMGVTTTLYRQEQGRAAPGEPEVSQDDMDLLMIYMRLVAVPKRRDWEAPEVQRGHAVFRAIGCAACHVDTPQETGTVEGFDEVSRQVIYPYTDLLLHDLGEGLADGRPDGLATGSEWRTPPLWGIGLVEAVNRHTRFLHDGRARSLEEAVLWHGGEAAPAQARYVRLPREDRAALLAFLKSL, from the coding sequence ATGCGCGTGCCCTGGTCTCTCGCTGGCATCTCCGCCGGAGCGCTGCTCATCGGCGCCGCGTGGGCCACCGTCGTCCGCCGCCCCGAACCCCTGGTGCTGGGCGCGCTTCCCCCCGTCGTCCTGCCGCACGTGGAGCAGGCAGGCGGTGCCACCACGGTGACGGACACCGGCCGCAATGCCTTCGGGCGCGCGCCCATGAACATGCCGCGCTCGCGCTGGCCGGACTTCTACGCGGGCAAGGGCGTCTTCGACCGCGACTGGAGCGACTCGCGCCTGCGTGCCGCCGTGGCGGGGCCCTTCTTCAGCGCCACCGGCTGCATGACCTGCCACGTGAAGGACGGCCGGGGCCAGCCGCCCTCGAGCCCCACGGAGGCGCCCGTCTCGCTGGCGTTCCAGCTGAGCGCGCCCGACGGCGCCGGTCCCCACCCGCTGTACGGCATGCAGCTGGACGCGCACGCCGTGGAGGGCCAGGTCCCCGAGGGCCACGTCCGCGTCGACTTCGAGGAGACGCGCGGCACCTTCGCCACCGGTGAGCCGTACTCGCTGGTGCGCCCGCGCTACCAGTTCCAGGGGCTGGTGCACGGCCCCCTGGGCGACGGCGCCCTGTTCTCCGCCCGCGTGTCGCCCGTGAACTTCGGCCTGGGCCTGCTGGAGGCGCTGCCCGAGGCCGACATCGTGGCCCGCGCCGACCCCGAGGACCGCGACCAGGACGGCATCTCCGGCCGGGTCAACCGGGTGCTCGACGTGGAGACGGGCGAGACGCGCCTGGGCCGCTTCGGGTGGAAGGCCAATCAGCCCACGCTGCGCCAGCAGGTGGCGCATGCGCTCGTCGCGGACATGGGCGTCACCACGACGCTCTACCGCCAGGAGCAGGGCCGGGCTGCCCCGGGTGAACCGGAGGTGTCCCAGGACGACATGGACCTGCTGATGATCTACATGCGCCTCGTCGCCGTGCCCAAGAGGCGCGACTGGGAGGCGCCGGAGGTCCAGCGGGGCCATGCCGTCTTCCGCGCCATCGGCTGCGCGGCGTGCCACGTGGACACGCCCCAGGAGACGGGGACGGTGGAGGGCTTCGACGAGGTCTCCCGCCAGGTCATCTACCCCTACACGGACCTGTTGCTGCACGACCTGGGCGAGGGCCTGGCGGACGGACGTCCGGATGGGCTGGCCACGGGCAGCGAGTGGCGCACGCCGCCCCTGTGGGGCATCGGGTTGGTGGAGGCCGTCAACCGGCACACCCGCTTCCTGCATGACGGCCGGGCCCGCTCCCTGGAGGAGGCCGTCCTCTGGCATGGAGGGGAGGCGGCCCCCGCGCAGGCTCGCTACGTCCGGCTGCCCCGCGAGGACCGGGCCGCGCTGCTCGCCTTCCTGAAGTCGCTCTGA
- a CDS encoding DEAD/DEAH box helicase, with protein MSALAELLEAIREESGPTTWSAGQALSRAGVVSVQSVDEEEVVLRIRIPGRPTPLTTTLYPEDEIWECDCRGKVDPCEHVIAAAIVLRQAEGRKATAAASAARPGPAATATRPGAAPKTERLVYRFKRADGGLQLERLVVRPDNTARLLARSLASVLQNPVEAARIHVDPCDLLADKLLAQATRGALPQSKLDALLHVLEKARTVLFDGALVSVSNEPLLPRVTVEDRGEQTVLKVEKDPRINELVSPGVALCAGALCRLGELSLTGARLENLPQERVFAPEQLADLTSKVLPDFARRMPVDVKSRRLPPIDRTLKPRISLELDKLDTGLSVLPTLVYGSPPTARIDNGKLVYLQGAAPVRDEPTETKLIHQLRDELNMAPGRRVTVHGKEAVQLADKLRKWRGGLTGNAAGVVSPDVKLRPMLTLDTSATDAGVPRVGFSLDFHVEGLGPGEKRTVDAGAVMRAWEEGLGLVPLEGGGWAPLPTGWLKAHGQRVTDLLSARERDGRLANHAIPQLTGLCEALEHPAPPVTERLAPLVQGFEKLPEPQLPKDLTATLRPYQLQGVSWLTFLRQAGLGGVLADDMGLGKTLQTICTLGRGTLVVAPTSVLPNWEAEVKRFRPSLKVSVYHGVGRTLDESADVTLTTYALLRLDAAILAAKTWDTVVLDEAQAIKNPDSQVARAAYELDAGFRIALSGTPIENRLEELWSLMHFTNRGLLGGRKAFEERWSRPVSENQKGAAEALRARIRPFVLRRLKRDVAPELPPRTEAVRHVTLTEQERAVYDAVHAATREEVVSQLEEGGSVLKALEALLRLRQAACHPALVPGQQARTSSKVQALVEALGTAVADGHKALVFSQWTSMLDLIEPALKEADIGFIRLDGSTANRGAVASSFQDEKGAPVMLISLKAGATGLNLTAADHVFLVDPWWNPSVEAQAADRAHRIGQQRPVMVYRMVSQGTVEEKILLLQDKKRALFEAALGGATGGAAITRADLMQLLN; from the coding sequence ATGTCGGCGCTCGCGGAACTGCTCGAAGCCATCCGGGAGGAGTCAGGCCCGACCACGTGGTCCGCCGGACAGGCCCTGTCGCGTGCGGGGGTCGTGTCGGTGCAGTCCGTGGACGAGGAAGAGGTCGTCCTGCGGATCCGCATCCCCGGCCGCCCCACCCCGCTCACCACGACCCTCTACCCCGAGGATGAAATCTGGGAGTGCGACTGCCGGGGGAAGGTGGACCCCTGCGAGCACGTCATCGCCGCGGCCATCGTCCTGCGGCAGGCGGAAGGAAGGAAGGCCACGGCGGCGGCCTCTGCTGCCCGCCCGGGCCCTGCCGCCACGGCAACGCGTCCCGGCGCCGCGCCGAAGACAGAACGGCTGGTGTACCGCTTCAAGCGCGCGGACGGAGGCCTCCAGCTGGAGCGGCTGGTGGTCCGGCCGGACAACACCGCGAGGCTGCTGGCCCGGAGCCTCGCGTCCGTGCTCCAGAACCCCGTGGAGGCCGCGCGCATCCACGTGGATCCGTGCGACCTGCTCGCGGACAAGCTGCTCGCGCAGGCGACCCGGGGCGCGCTGCCGCAGAGCAAGCTGGATGCTCTGCTGCACGTGCTGGAGAAGGCGCGCACCGTCCTCTTCGACGGCGCGCTCGTCTCCGTCTCCAACGAGCCGCTCCTCCCGCGAGTCACCGTCGAGGACCGGGGCGAGCAGACCGTGCTCAAGGTGGAGAAGGATCCGCGCATCAACGAACTGGTGAGCCCCGGCGTCGCGCTGTGCGCGGGCGCGCTCTGCCGGTTGGGAGAGTTGTCACTCACCGGCGCGCGGCTGGAGAACCTGCCCCAGGAGCGCGTCTTCGCCCCGGAGCAGTTGGCGGACCTGACGAGCAAGGTGCTGCCGGACTTCGCCAGGCGCATGCCGGTGGACGTGAAGAGCCGGCGGCTGCCGCCCATCGACCGGACGCTCAAGCCGCGCATCTCGCTGGAGTTGGACAAGCTCGACACGGGGCTCTCGGTGCTGCCCACGCTGGTGTACGGCTCGCCGCCCACCGCGCGCATCGACAACGGGAAGCTGGTGTACCTCCAGGGCGCCGCGCCGGTGCGCGACGAGCCCACGGAGACGAAGCTCATCCACCAGCTGAGGGACGAGCTGAACATGGCGCCGGGCCGGCGCGTGACGGTCCACGGCAAGGAGGCCGTGCAGCTCGCGGACAAGCTGCGCAAGTGGCGCGGAGGCCTCACCGGGAACGCCGCGGGAGTGGTCAGCCCGGATGTGAAGCTCAGGCCGATGCTCACGTTGGACACGTCCGCCACCGACGCGGGCGTGCCGCGAGTGGGCTTCTCGCTCGACTTCCATGTGGAGGGCCTGGGCCCCGGAGAGAAGCGCACCGTGGACGCGGGCGCGGTGATGCGGGCCTGGGAGGAAGGCCTGGGGCTGGTGCCGCTGGAGGGCGGAGGCTGGGCGCCCCTGCCCACGGGCTGGCTGAAGGCCCACGGCCAGCGAGTGACGGACCTGCTGTCCGCGAGAGAGAGAGACGGCCGACTCGCGAACCACGCCATCCCCCAGCTCACCGGCCTGTGCGAGGCATTGGAGCACCCCGCTCCGCCCGTCACGGAGCGGCTCGCGCCCCTGGTGCAAGGCTTTGAGAAACTCCCCGAGCCCCAGCTGCCCAAGGACCTCACCGCGACGCTGCGCCCGTACCAGTTGCAGGGCGTGAGCTGGCTCACCTTCCTGAGACAGGCGGGTCTGGGAGGCGTGCTGGCGGACGACATGGGTCTGGGCAAGACGCTGCAGACCATCTGCACGTTGGGCCGGGGAACGCTGGTGGTGGCGCCCACGAGCGTGCTGCCCAACTGGGAGGCGGAGGTGAAGCGCTTCCGCCCGTCGCTGAAGGTGTCTGTCTATCACGGCGTGGGGCGCACGCTGGACGAGTCCGCGGACGTGACGCTCACCACGTACGCGCTGTTGCGTCTGGACGCGGCCATCCTGGCGGCGAAGACCTGGGACACGGTGGTGCTGGACGAGGCGCAGGCCATCAAGAATCCAGACAGCCAGGTGGCGCGAGCGGCGTACGAACTGGACGCGGGCTTCCGCATCGCGCTCAGCGGCACGCCCATCGAGAACCGGCTCGAGGAGTTGTGGAGCCTGATGCACTTCACCAACCGGGGCCTGCTGGGCGGGCGCAAGGCCTTCGAGGAGCGCTGGTCCCGGCCGGTGTCTGAGAATCAAAAGGGCGCCGCGGAGGCCCTGCGCGCGCGCATCCGCCCCTTCGTGTTGCGCAGGCTCAAGCGCGACGTGGCGCCTGAGTTGCCACCGCGCACGGAGGCCGTGCGGCACGTCACCCTCACCGAGCAGGAGCGCGCCGTCTACGACGCGGTCCACGCCGCGACGCGCGAGGAGGTGGTGTCGCAGCTCGAAGAGGGCGGCAGCGTGTTGAAGGCACTGGAGGCGCTGCTGCGGTTGAGGCAGGCGGCCTGTCATCCGGCGCTGGTGCCGGGGCAGCAGGCGAGGACGTCCTCGAAGGTGCAGGCGTTGGTGGAGGCGCTCGGCACGGCGGTGGCGGACGGGCACAAGGCGCTGGTCTTCTCTCAGTGGACGTCGATGTTGGACCTCATCGAGCCCGCGCTGAAGGAGGCGGACATCGGGTTCATCCGCCTGGACGGAAGCACGGCGAACCGGGGCGCGGTGGCGTCCTCCTTCCAGGACGAGAAGGGAGCGCCCGTGATGCTCATCTCGTTGAAGGCGGGAGCAACGGGGCTCAACCTGACGGCGGCGGACCACGTCTTCCTGGTGGACCCCTGGTGGAACCCGTCGGTGGAAGCGCAGGCCGCGGACCGGGCGCACCGCATCGGGCAGCAGCGCCCGGTGATGGTGTACCGGATGGTGTCCCAGGGGACGGTGGAGGAGAAGATCCTCCTCCTGCAGGACAAGAAGCGAGCCCTCTTCGAGGCCGCGCTCGGAGGCGCCACGGGAGGCGCCGCGATCACGCGAGCGGACCTCATGCAGCTTTTGAACTGA
- a CDS encoding NADP-dependent oxidoreductase, which yields MPASIPDKMRAAALDRFGGPEVLGIKTISVPTCGDDEVLVRVAAAGIGAWDWMEREGQMAEMIPGGPKFPYVPGADGAGEIAAVGKNVKNFKVGDQVYGSAFMSNKGGFYAEYVAVKENQAAKVPKGLKVEQAAVLAADGLTGLLGLEEHLQLKSGQKLLIFGASGGIGHIALQLAKRLGAKVLAVASGQDGVELARRLGADAVAEGHQEDLEKVCRDFAPDGFDAALVLARGDAAEPLLRNIRKGGRIAFPNGVEPAPKGPEGVETKAYDGIPNPQVMKRLNELIEAGPFHLEIGRLYALEEAAKAQQEVLKHHLGKYAMRIQ from the coding sequence ATGCCAGCATCCATTCCCGACAAGATGAGGGCCGCGGCGCTCGACCGCTTCGGCGGCCCGGAGGTCCTGGGCATCAAGACCATCTCCGTTCCCACCTGTGGCGACGATGAAGTGCTCGTGCGCGTCGCGGCGGCGGGAATTGGTGCCTGGGATTGGATGGAGCGCGAGGGACAGATGGCCGAAATGATTCCAGGCGGCCCGAAATTCCCCTACGTGCCCGGAGCCGACGGCGCGGGAGAAATCGCAGCGGTGGGCAAGAACGTGAAGAACTTCAAGGTCGGCGACCAAGTCTACGGCTCCGCGTTCATGAGCAACAAGGGAGGCTTCTACGCGGAGTACGTCGCCGTGAAGGAAAACCAGGCGGCGAAGGTGCCCAAGGGGTTGAAGGTGGAGCAAGCGGCGGTGCTCGCCGCGGACGGACTCACGGGGCTCCTGGGCCTGGAGGAGCACCTCCAGCTCAAGTCAGGGCAGAAGCTGCTCATCTTCGGCGCCAGCGGAGGCATTGGACATATCGCACTGCAGCTCGCGAAGAGGCTGGGAGCGAAGGTGCTGGCGGTCGCGTCCGGGCAGGACGGCGTGGAGCTGGCACGGAGGCTGGGAGCGGACGCGGTCGCGGAGGGGCATCAGGAAGACCTGGAGAAGGTCTGCCGCGACTTCGCGCCAGACGGCTTCGACGCGGCGCTGGTGCTGGCCCGGGGAGACGCCGCCGAGCCCCTGCTCCGCAACATCCGCAAGGGAGGCCGCATCGCCTTCCCGAACGGCGTGGAGCCAGCGCCCAAGGGGCCGGAGGGCGTCGAAACCAAGGCCTACGACGGCATCCCCAACCCCCAGGTGATGAAGCGGCTCAATGAATTGATTGAGGCGGGGCCGTTCCATCTGGAGATTGGCCGTCTCTACGCATTGGAGGAAGCCGCGAAGGCCCAGCAGGAGGTGCTCAAGCACCACCTGGGCAAGTACGCGATGCGCATCCAGTGA
- a CDS encoding metallophosphoesterase family protein, producing the protein MIRLLHTADWQMGLRAKHVAGAADAIRNARLDAARQLIQTANTRSVDAVVLAGDIFEDNTVGEIQVHEVLKVLKASRAPVYVLPGNHDPLSPDSVYLRQSWKGRPAHVHMLDSGKGVSVPGTGALLIPAPLRQKKGLKDPTADWGPRVEGKDIRIGVAHGSLRIEGKHSADDFPIALDAVTRSNLDYLALGHWHGQYIHQKRAAYSGAHEATKFGEDGAGQALLVEIASHEAMPQLTPIPTGTLTWKTLELDLSLGGGLELARVRTAAAEWTSPEKTLLRLRTRGTSSEEDTTALRALMDELQGQGLLHIELDRQDIPRAAAEGRLAELAPSSALLTDLLERLNSKAPVPGVSVTPEGIHPAARQLLSELVMEVWK; encoded by the coding sequence ATGATCCGGCTGCTGCACACCGCTGATTGGCAGATGGGCTTGCGAGCGAAACACGTCGCGGGCGCCGCGGACGCGATTCGCAACGCGCGATTGGACGCCGCGCGCCAGCTCATCCAGACGGCCAACACCCGAAGCGTGGACGCGGTCGTGCTCGCGGGCGACATCTTCGAGGACAACACCGTCGGAGAGATTCAGGTCCATGAGGTGCTGAAGGTCCTCAAGGCCTCCCGGGCACCGGTCTATGTCCTCCCTGGCAACCACGACCCGCTGAGCCCGGACTCCGTCTACCTCCGTCAGTCGTGGAAGGGGCGTCCCGCCCATGTTCACATGCTGGATTCGGGCAAGGGGGTCTCCGTCCCCGGCACCGGCGCCCTCCTCATCCCCGCACCGCTGCGGCAGAAGAAGGGGCTGAAGGACCCGACCGCGGATTGGGGACCGCGTGTCGAGGGCAAAGACATCCGGATTGGCGTGGCGCACGGCTCGCTTCGCATTGAAGGCAAGCACTCCGCGGACGACTTCCCCATCGCCCTGGACGCCGTGACGCGCAGCAACCTGGACTACCTGGCGCTGGGCCATTGGCATGGCCAGTACATCCACCAGAAGCGCGCGGCCTATTCGGGGGCACACGAGGCCACCAAATTCGGCGAGGACGGCGCCGGACAAGCCCTCCTGGTGGAGATTGCCTCGCACGAAGCGATGCCCCAGTTGACGCCCATCCCCACGGGCACGCTCACCTGGAAGACGCTGGAGCTGGATTTGAGCCTGGGAGGCGGGCTGGAACTCGCACGGGTACGAACCGCCGCGGCGGAGTGGACAAGCCCGGAGAAGACGCTGTTGCGCCTGCGCACCCGGGGAACGTCCTCGGAAGAGGACACGACCGCACTGAGAGCGCTCATGGACGAACTCCAGGGACAGGGACTCCTCCACATCGAGCTCGACCGGCAGGACATCCCTCGCGCCGCGGCGGAGGGACGGCTGGCGGAGCTGGCCCCGTCCAGCGCCCTTCTCACCGACCTGCTGGAGCGCCTGAACTCGAAGGCGCCCGTGCCTGGGGTGTCCGTCACACCCGAAGGCATTCACCCCGCGGCCCGGCAGCTGCTGTCCGAGCTCGTCATGGAGGTCTGGAAATGA